One window of Globicephala melas chromosome 5, mGloMel1.2, whole genome shotgun sequence genomic DNA carries:
- the FABP2 gene encoding fatty acid-binding protein, intestinal, protein MAFDGTWKIDRNENYEKFMEKMGINVVKRKLASHDNLKLTITQEGNKFTVKESSTFRNIEVVFELGVPFNYSLADGTELTGTWSLEGNKLVGKFKRVDNGNELNTVREIVGGEMVQTYVYEGVEAKRIFKKE, encoded by the exons ATGGCGTTCGATGGTACTTGGAAGATAGACCGAAACGAGAACTATGAAAAGTTCATGGAAAAAATGG GTATTAATGTGGTGAAAAGGAAGCTTGCATCTCATGACAATTTGAAACTGACAATTAcacaagaaggaaataaattcacAGTCAAAGAATCAAGCACTTTTCGAAACATTGAAGTTGTGTTTGAGCTTGGTGTCCCTTTTAATTATAGCCTCGCAGATGGAACTGAACTCACT ggGACTTGGAGCCTAGAGGGAAATAAACTTGTTGGAAAATTCAAACGGGTGGACAATGGAAATGAACTAAATACTGTCCGAGAAATTGTAGGTGGTGAAATGGTCCAG ACTTATGTATATGAAGGAGTGGAAGCCAAGAGGATCTTCAAAAAGGAGTGA